One region of Anaeromyxobacter paludicola genomic DNA includes:
- a CDS encoding NapC/NirT family cytochrome c yields the protein MSRLLPGRKDRRIAARPGWQLARLALAAAVLVIAGAAQAQTYSWQISNGTTVAGVTTNWSSACGLQPTATALYKTTMTTATMACASDNLGTTQAGPFDMLLLVKSTTYAAATTVTGGTGSKWGLAKSGTGTVTYRFSLGYVLGGVFTAFGYVDQAATTTQTAYTPNLSAISGVAPAGSALALKVTVQTNTAGNSTHVYLGTGTSSGGTLVVTETALPTVTLADATSPTSTTLAPGGSATPLDAFTLQASSGSVAVSALTVSLAAGSSAALALVEVTDSTGATTYGSVANPSTDTFSIPLTTNISATTTATQYRLRITPKAHAAMPAPPGATYAVTGIVTGGTATGATFSGSSSSSATVTIDNLSPGNPTGVAGTPGGNQVNLSWTNPSDSDLAQVVVLRSSAGAIADTPAEGASYTVGQTVGASTVACVVAAPGTSCSDNGLTNGTAYYYEAYARDSSGNYSAGGAAAGPYTPVSAAGTLTLAAGTNPAAGNLVIGSSGNLVGKVNLTVSGSPVTLTSFTVTNAPVGTPAAAAGTDIFSVTLMDGTGAVVGTSRGSGTSFAFPNLSYAISASATFSVLVNVASTANANDKFAMKVLASGVTVDAGRIVTGSATGNDFTLVTTGMSVEGDATANSAKATVSILNPARGGTVSGAFRTQVRVYSPNGLSKVTAVTVTAAGSTSSTKQLVASAGSIACLNANYANDTRSGVFESNPGGTCLVAHFSLSAGAYTLTASVTNDAGTVTSAPVPLTVVGTRKGDGNLLGRDNAAQLCSDCHNVQTHSSEQTADAITHTSKYGSWSTTCRDCHDPHGTQNVYLFREQVTPPQVNGSWPPAPVYFSSKVGDSGAPGATSRSTASFVNSDGSGPCQACHTRTNDGSGGARWRRSDAGGNVDAHFTAAATTQPCTDCHNHTVGFKARESSGGEDCNTCHSAVFNSMKAGGTGAHQHLMASAQADPSKTQTYPSSGSTVYPTTVPTSSATDTARRCLMCHVDHSIFRPDLNATNGGRARNLRVAIGTQPALASGSTYTSTDFDGRTNSGICTSCHQTALTKAVTEGASTRTPVVAPATYGASMHDYASNPASSFRQTGVVNYTANCSKCHSDTLRKNYQATAYPNKFSTHGSAQPSILAPMGAWAYTSGGSPPTAALDEVFCYQCHSVAADGQGANSSTLDYYSAASMDTASKAIYQVMQKTGGGHRVSSFTGQHLPSTDDETLSYLASTPHVACADCHSPHAAGNVNHTAGTNAIPAKSPISGVMGATPTWSSTWWAAASGWTYTTATHEYEVCFKCHAGANSAIGTGGWLGTAGASSLAANAFTDVAREFNPANRSTHPVAAPNTGHALVTAQMAGGWTAVGTQTMYCSDCHGTDSSGAQAMGPHGSAAPWLLKGGFWPTTDGSNTVSKLYKLSNSGAGSGLFCLACHPAPNTTNNVHTDSGHHGNTPCVGCHIVIPHGGKLSRLIASGTSNGSSSVATNMPARYCFGNNVKNCNIVKFTKTSYTSYQDRNCYAPTGSPALGGNQCSSNHTSTGYGSETW from the coding sequence GTGAGCCGCCTGCTTCCGGGCCGCAAGGACCGCCGCATCGCCGCCCGCCCGGGGTGGCAATTGGCGCGCCTCGCGCTCGCGGCGGCGGTCCTGGTGATCGCGGGCGCCGCGCAGGCGCAGACCTACAGCTGGCAGATCAGCAACGGCACCACCGTCGCGGGCGTGACGACCAACTGGTCGTCGGCCTGCGGCCTGCAGCCGACCGCGACCGCCCTCTACAAGACGACGATGACGACGGCGACCATGGCGTGCGCGTCCGACAACCTCGGCACCACGCAGGCCGGGCCGTTCGACATGCTCCTGCTCGTGAAGAGCACCACGTACGCCGCGGCGACGACCGTGACCGGCGGTACCGGCAGCAAGTGGGGCCTCGCGAAGAGCGGCACCGGGACGGTCACCTACCGTTTCTCGCTCGGCTACGTGCTCGGCGGCGTCTTCACCGCCTTCGGCTACGTGGACCAGGCCGCGACGACCACCCAGACGGCGTACACCCCCAACCTGAGCGCGATCTCCGGGGTCGCGCCCGCCGGGTCGGCGCTGGCGCTCAAGGTGACGGTCCAGACCAACACCGCCGGCAACTCGACGCACGTCTACCTCGGCACCGGGACGAGCTCCGGCGGGACCCTGGTGGTCACCGAGACGGCCCTCCCGACCGTCACCCTCGCCGACGCCACCTCTCCCACGAGCACCACGCTCGCGCCGGGCGGCTCGGCCACCCCGCTCGACGCCTTCACGCTCCAGGCGAGCAGCGGCAGCGTCGCGGTGAGCGCGCTCACGGTCAGTCTCGCGGCGGGCTCCTCGGCGGCTCTCGCCCTGGTCGAGGTGACCGACTCCACCGGTGCGACCACCTACGGCTCGGTCGCGAACCCCTCGACCGACACCTTCAGCATCCCGCTCACCACGAACATCTCGGCGACCACCACGGCGACCCAGTACCGGCTGCGCATCACTCCCAAGGCGCACGCCGCCATGCCGGCGCCTCCGGGCGCGACCTACGCCGTGACGGGCATCGTGACCGGCGGCACGGCCACCGGCGCCACCTTCAGCGGCAGCTCGAGCAGCAGCGCGACCGTCACCATCGACAACCTCTCACCCGGCAACCCCACCGGCGTGGCCGGGACCCCGGGCGGAAACCAGGTGAACCTCTCCTGGACCAACCCCTCCGACAGCGATCTGGCCCAGGTGGTCGTCCTCCGGAGCAGCGCCGGCGCCATCGCCGACACGCCGGCGGAGGGCGCCTCCTACACCGTCGGCCAGACCGTCGGCGCGAGCACGGTGGCCTGCGTGGTCGCGGCGCCCGGGACGAGCTGCTCCGACAACGGGCTGACCAATGGGACGGCCTACTATTACGAGGCCTACGCCCGGGACTCGAGCGGGAACTACTCCGCCGGCGGCGCGGCCGCGGGCCCGTACACGCCGGTGTCGGCCGCGGGCACCCTGACCCTCGCTGCGGGCACCAACCCGGCCGCCGGGAACCTGGTCATCGGCAGCTCGGGCAACCTCGTCGGCAAGGTCAACCTCACCGTGTCGGGCTCTCCGGTGACGCTGACCTCGTTCACGGTCACCAACGCGCCGGTGGGCACGCCTGCCGCGGCGGCCGGGACGGACATCTTCTCCGTCACGCTGATGGACGGCACCGGAGCCGTGGTCGGCACCTCTCGCGGCAGCGGGACGAGCTTCGCCTTTCCGAACCTCTCCTACGCCATCTCCGCTTCCGCCACCTTCAGCGTCCTCGTCAACGTCGCCTCCACGGCAAACGCCAACGACAAGTTCGCCATGAAGGTCCTCGCCTCGGGGGTGACCGTGGACGCGGGCAGGATCGTGACCGGCAGCGCCACGGGAAACGACTTCACGCTCGTGACCACCGGCATGTCGGTCGAGGGCGACGCGACCGCCAACTCGGCCAAGGCGACCGTCTCGATCCTGAACCCGGCCCGCGGCGGCACGGTGAGCGGCGCCTTCCGCACGCAGGTCAGGGTGTACAGCCCGAACGGCCTCTCCAAGGTGACCGCCGTCACCGTGACGGCGGCAGGCTCGACCAGCAGCACGAAGCAGCTCGTGGCCTCCGCCGGCTCGATCGCCTGCCTCAACGCGAACTACGCGAACGACACGCGCTCGGGCGTGTTCGAGAGCAACCCGGGCGGCACCTGTCTCGTCGCCCACTTCTCCCTCTCCGCCGGTGCCTACACGCTCACCGCGTCCGTGACCAACGACGCCGGCACGGTGACGTCGGCGCCGGTCCCGCTCACCGTGGTGGGCACGAGGAAGGGCGACGGCAACCTCCTCGGCCGGGACAACGCCGCGCAGCTGTGCAGCGACTGCCACAACGTCCAGACCCACTCGAGCGAGCAGACCGCGGACGCCATCACCCACACCTCGAAGTACGGCTCCTGGTCCACCACCTGCCGCGACTGCCACGACCCGCACGGCACGCAGAACGTCTACCTGTTCCGGGAGCAGGTCACGCCGCCGCAGGTGAACGGGTCCTGGCCCCCGGCGCCGGTCTACTTCTCGAGCAAGGTGGGCGACTCCGGCGCCCCCGGCGCCACCAGCCGGTCCACCGCCTCCTTCGTGAACTCCGACGGGAGCGGGCCGTGCCAGGCCTGCCACACCCGCACCAACGACGGCAGCGGCGGCGCGCGCTGGCGCCGGAGCGACGCGGGCGGGAACGTGGACGCCCACTTCACCGCGGCGGCCACCACGCAGCCCTGCACCGACTGCCACAACCACACGGTCGGCTTCAAGGCGCGGGAGAGCTCGGGCGGCGAGGACTGCAACACCTGCCACAGCGCGGTCTTCAACTCGATGAAGGCGGGCGGCACCGGGGCCCACCAGCACCTCATGGCCTCCGCGCAGGCGGATCCCTCGAAGACCCAGACCTATCCGAGCTCGGGCTCCACCGTGTACCCGACCACGGTGCCCACCTCGAGCGCCACCGATACGGCCCGGCGCTGCCTCATGTGCCACGTGGATCACAGCATCTTCCGGCCGGACCTCAACGCGACCAACGGCGGGCGGGCGCGCAACCTCCGGGTCGCCATCGGGACGCAGCCGGCCCTCGCGAGCGGGTCCACGTACACCAGCACCGACTTCGACGGGCGCACCAACAGCGGCATCTGCACCTCCTGCCACCAGACGGCGCTCACGAAGGCCGTCACCGAGGGCGCCTCGACCAGGACCCCCGTCGTCGCGCCCGCCACCTACGGCGCATCGATGCACGACTACGCGTCGAACCCGGCCTCCAGCTTCCGGCAGACGGGCGTCGTCAACTACACGGCCAACTGCAGCAAGTGCCACTCCGACACGCTGCGGAAGAACTACCAGGCCACCGCCTACCCGAACAAGTTCAGCACCCACGGCTCGGCGCAGCCCTCGATCCTGGCGCCGATGGGCGCGTGGGCCTACACCTCCGGCGGCAGCCCGCCGACGGCCGCCCTGGACGAGGTGTTCTGCTACCAGTGCCACTCGGTCGCCGCCGACGGGCAGGGCGCGAACAGCAGCACGCTCGATTACTACTCGGCCGCCTCGATGGACACCGCCTCCAAGGCCATCTACCAGGTCATGCAGAAGACCGGCGGCGGCCACCGGGTCTCGAGCTTCACGGGCCAGCACCTCCCCTCGACCGACGACGAGACGCTGAGCTACCTCGCGAGCACGCCGCACGTCGCCTGCGCCGACTGCCACAGCCCCCACGCCGCCGGAAACGTGAACCACACGGCCGGCACCAACGCCATCCCGGCCAAGAGCCCGATCTCCGGGGTGATGGGGGCGACGCCGACCTGGTCGAGCACGTGGTGGGCCGCGGCGAGCGGCTGGACCTACACCACCGCGACCCACGAGTACGAGGTCTGCTTCAAGTGTCACGCGGGCGCGAACAGCGCCATCGGGACCGGCGGCTGGCTCGGCACGGCGGGCGCCTCGAGCCTGGCCGCGAACGCCTTCACGGACGTGGCCCGAGAGTTCAACCCCGCCAACCGGTCTACGCACCCGGTCGCGGCGCCCAACACCGGGCACGCCCTCGTCACCGCGCAGATGGCCGGCGGCTGGACGGCGGTCGGCACCCAGACCATGTACTGCTCCGACTGCCACGGCACCGACTCCTCCGGCGCCCAGGCCATGGGCCCCCACGGCTCGGCGGCGCCCTGGCTGCTGAAGGGTGGCTTCTGGCCGACGACGGACGGCAGCAACACCGTCTCGAAGCTCTACAAGCTCAGCAACTCGGGAGCGGGGAGCGGCCTCTTCTGCCTCGCCTGCCACCCGGCCCCGAACACCACCAACAACGTCCACACCGACTCCGGCCACCACGGGAACACGCCCTGCGTCGGCTGTCACATCGTCATCCCGCACGGCGGAAAGCTGTCGCGCCTCATCGCCTCCGGGACGTCCAACGGGTCCTCGTCGGTGGCGACCAACATGCCGGCCCGCTACTGCTTCGGGAACAACGTCAAGAACTGCAACATCGTCAAGTTCACGAAGACCAGCTACACGAGCTATCAGGACAGGAACTGCTACGCTCCGACGGGCAGCCCGGCCCTGGGCGGGAACCAGTGCAGCTCGAACCACACCAGCACCGGCTACGGCAGCGAGACCTGGTAG
- a CDS encoding cytochrome c biogenesis protein ResB, which produces MVLEVLAFAVACAVYTLVPQVGAAGPAARGRFAAQHPLAAPWLRALRLDAVLHSPWFLALLALSAVSLSIVALDQWRRALRLYRRAPEPGAFGAAQHRRVVRRARPAGAEAPRFTREGALGLFGSPIFHTGLLLLLVAGTVRALAADDATAYVIEGESLDPTAEAWGMHWGSALAPPLRLPERVRLAELHPELHPDGALRALSADLAVGQDGARRARVAINAPLALGGARLYLTGTYGLAVELGVSQEGGASEERAWAVIEPTGGELAGSGSLALPGGRSVLLRARRSAGGALPGEVEVRVVRGGALLLAGPLAPGAPVPLPGGGKLALADVRYWAELRGSRDPGLGLAWTGFLLAVAGVSLLFLATPVETAVIPLSGGEEVLVALKAERFAPLYAERFERLVRDEEERG; this is translated from the coding sequence GTGGTGCTCGAGGTGCTCGCCTTCGCCGTCGCCTGCGCCGTCTACACGCTCGTGCCGCAGGTCGGCGCCGCCGGGCCGGCCGCCCGCGGGCGCTTCGCCGCGCAGCACCCGCTCGCCGCCCCCTGGCTGCGGGCGCTGCGGCTCGACGCCGTCCTGCACAGCCCGTGGTTCCTGGCCCTCCTCGCGCTCTCCGCGGTGAGCCTCTCGATCGTGGCGCTCGATCAGTGGCGGCGGGCGCTCCGCCTGTACCGGCGAGCGCCCGAGCCGGGGGCGTTCGGGGCCGCCCAGCACCGCCGGGTGGTGCGCCGGGCGCGGCCCGCGGGGGCCGAGGCGCCCCGGTTCACGCGCGAGGGCGCGCTCGGACTCTTCGGCAGCCCCATCTTCCACACGGGGCTCCTGCTCCTGCTGGTGGCCGGCACGGTCCGCGCGCTCGCGGCCGACGACGCCACGGCCTACGTCATCGAGGGCGAGTCGCTCGATCCGACGGCGGAGGCCTGGGGCATGCACTGGGGGAGCGCGCTCGCGCCGCCGCTCCGGTTGCCGGAGCGGGTCCGGCTGGCGGAGCTCCACCCGGAGCTCCACCCCGACGGCGCCCTGCGGGCCCTCTCCGCCGACCTCGCGGTGGGCCAGGACGGCGCGCGCCGCGCCCGGGTGGCCATCAACGCCCCGCTCGCGCTCGGCGGGGCGCGCCTCTACCTCACCGGCACGTACGGGCTCGCGGTGGAGCTCGGCGTGAGCCAGGAAGGCGGGGCTTCCGAGGAGCGCGCCTGGGCGGTGATCGAGCCGACCGGCGGCGAGCTCGCCGGGAGCGGTTCCCTCGCGCTGCCCGGCGGGAGGTCGGTGCTGCTGCGGGCCCGGCGGAGCGCGGGCGGGGCGCTGCCGGGCGAGGTGGAGGTGCGGGTGGTGCGCGGCGGGGCGCTGCTCCTCGCGGGACCGCTCGCGCCCGGGGCCCCGGTGCCGCTGCCGGGCGGGGGGAAGCTCGCGCTCGCCGACGTCCGCTACTGGGCCGAGCTGCGCGGGAGCCGCGATCCCGGGCTGGGCCTCGCCTGGACCGGCTTCCTGCTCGCGGTCGCCGGCGTGAGCCTGCTCTTCCTCGCCACCCCCGTGGAGACGGCGGTCATCCCGCTGAGCGGCGGCGAGGAGGTGCTGGTGGCGCTCAAGGCGGAGCGCTTCGCCCCGCTCTACGCCGAGCGGTTCGAGCGCCTGGTGCGCGACGAGGAGGAGCGAGGATGA